One Streptomyces sp. NBC_01237 genomic region harbors:
- a CDS encoding TetR/AcrR family transcriptional regulator, translated as MARTRLTPERESELYAAVLDLLREVGYDALTMDAVAARTRSSKATLYRQWGSKPELVVKALRHNKPVSLGEIDTGSLRGDFHVALSRNDDCQMEKDSALMRGLSQAVHDNPDLHKALRELLIEPEMTGLDLLLRRAVDRGELRSDNPALKYIPHMLIGALAARQLVEDRAVDQAFLIDYVDSVVLPALGV; from the coding sequence ATGGCACGCACCAGGCTCACACCGGAGCGTGAGAGTGAGCTCTACGCCGCCGTCCTCGACCTGCTGCGCGAGGTCGGTTACGACGCCCTGACCATGGACGCCGTCGCCGCCCGTACCCGGTCCAGCAAGGCCACCCTCTACCGCCAGTGGGGCAGCAAGCCCGAACTGGTCGTGAAGGCACTGCGGCACAACAAGCCGGTGAGCCTCGGCGAGATCGACACCGGTTCGCTGCGCGGCGACTTCCATGTCGCGCTGAGCCGCAACGACGACTGTCAGATGGAGAAGGACTCCGCGCTGATGCGGGGCCTGAGTCAAGCCGTCCATGACAATCCCGATCTGCACAAGGCGCTGCGCGAGCTGCTGATCGAGCCGGAGATGACCGGTCTCGACCTGCTGTTGCGACGGGCCGTGGACCGGGGCGAACTGCGCTCGGACAATCCGGCGCTGAAGTACATCCCGCACATGCTGATCGGCGCGCTCGCCGCTCGGCAGCTGGTCGAGGACCGCGCCGTCGACCAGGCGTTTCTCATCGATTATGTCGACTCCGTGGTCCTCCCCGCCCTCGGCGTCTGA
- a CDS encoding S41 family peptidase, whose translation MSDDVAYLRFPHLHQDLLCFAVEDDLWVSPLAPAGHRPDRAWRITVDRTRVSHPRFSPDGTRIAYTTWRTLDPEIHVAPVEGGPARRLTYWGSTDARVCGWSPDPGDTSQILAVSSHNQPFSYFSWAYSVPTDGSPGGRLPWGPVSDIAVADIDGERRSLLLTGRPPHEPAAWKRYRGGATGRLWLHGERLLPDIGGQLDSPMFVGRRIAFLSDHEGVGNLYSCLMDGSDLRRHTDHDAFYARHASSDGHRVVYQCGGDVWLVEDLQSPDARPRKLEVRLGGPRTGRRTYQVPAASNVDSLSVDETGRASAVSVRGSLYWLTHRDGPARTITDTPGVRVRLPEMLGSVGQVAYVTDADGEDAIEIAYLPRASGDREPRRLASGKLGRVQELISDPAGERLAVASNDGRLLLLDTAEEREPEEGTRTGTATSGTEEYDAPDATDGTEATDATDATDGAGNTTDAADTVVGATDATGDVTELIRSVNGPVRDLAFSPDGAWLTWSHPGVGRSLRQIKLARISGPGAPVIVDVTNGRFEDENPVFTGDGRYLAFLSWRGFDPVYDVHTGDLSFPLGCRPYLVPLSSATPSPFALSPDGRPAAGGLDPVDLPDGGTGEGATVTVEFEGLESRVTPFPVSASKYSALHPVSGGGLVWLRWPISGALGETFANPADMSGRPTLEHFNIAKARRTELVDHLDWFAVSGDASRLVVMDDGELRAVPSNEPGDNDSTVYLDLRRILHDVDPAAEWRQAYDEAGRIIRSYFWEPDMCGIDWGGVLDQYRPLVERVASPDEFADLLREVLGELGTSHAYVAPARRNEGPPHYQRAIGLLGANLVCRDGAWRIQRILPGDSSDSKARSPLAGTGIREDAALTHVDGRPVDPVTGPYPLLTAAGGTTVELTFRPAGDEGRSRRIAIVPLIDERPLRYQDWVAKRREVVRELSGGKCGYLHIPDMGGSGWAQFNRDLRLEVSRPALIVDVRGNAGGHISELVVEKLTRRILGWDLTRNAQAVSYASNAPRGPVVALADEATSSDGDMITAAFRLLKLGPVVGQRTWGGVVGMTGRHRLGDGTVITVPMNAAWFDTYGWSVENHGVEPDLEALRTPLDWAEGRHAVLDDAVRVALDLLAKHPAATPPTYTTAPDLRRPPLPPR comes from the coding sequence GTGAGTGACGACGTCGCGTATCTCCGTTTCCCGCACCTCCACCAGGACTTGCTCTGCTTCGCGGTCGAGGACGACCTCTGGGTCTCCCCCCTCGCCCCGGCAGGACACCGGCCCGACCGGGCCTGGCGGATCACCGTCGACCGCACCAGGGTCAGCCATCCACGCTTCTCGCCCGACGGCACCCGCATCGCCTACACCACCTGGCGAACGCTGGACCCCGAGATCCATGTCGCCCCCGTCGAGGGCGGCCCCGCCCGCCGGCTCACCTACTGGGGCTCGACCGACGCCCGGGTCTGCGGCTGGAGCCCCGATCCGGGCGACACGTCCCAGATCCTCGCCGTGTCCTCGCACAACCAGCCGTTCTCGTACTTCTCCTGGGCCTACAGCGTCCCCACCGACGGCAGTCCCGGCGGCCGGCTCCCCTGGGGACCGGTCTCCGACATCGCGGTCGCGGACATCGACGGCGAGCGGCGCTCGCTCCTGCTCACCGGCAGGCCGCCGCACGAACCGGCCGCCTGGAAGCGCTACCGGGGCGGTGCGACCGGGCGCCTGTGGCTGCACGGCGAACGGCTGCTGCCGGACATCGGCGGCCAGCTGGACTCGCCCATGTTCGTCGGCCGCCGGATCGCGTTCCTCTCCGACCACGAGGGTGTCGGCAATCTGTACTCCTGCCTGATGGACGGCAGCGATCTGCGGCGCCACACCGACCACGACGCCTTCTACGCCCGGCACGCCTCCAGCGACGGGCACCGGGTGGTCTACCAGTGCGGCGGCGATGTGTGGCTGGTCGAGGACCTCCAGTCACCGGACGCCCGGCCCCGGAAGCTGGAGGTACGGCTCGGCGGCCCACGGACCGGACGGCGTACGTACCAGGTGCCCGCCGCCAGCAACGTCGACTCGCTCTCGGTCGACGAGACGGGCCGGGCGAGCGCCGTCTCCGTACGCGGCAGCCTGTACTGGCTCACCCACCGCGACGGCCCCGCCCGCACGATCACCGACACCCCGGGGGTCCGGGTCCGGCTGCCGGAGATGCTGGGCAGCGTCGGTCAGGTGGCGTACGTGACGGACGCGGACGGCGAGGACGCGATCGAGATCGCCTATCTCCCCCGGGCCAGCGGCGACCGCGAACCGCGACGGCTGGCCTCCGGGAAGCTGGGCCGGGTGCAGGAGCTGATCTCCGACCCGGCGGGCGAACGGCTGGCGGTCGCGTCGAACGACGGGCGGCTGCTGCTCCTGGACACGGCGGAGGAACGGGAGCCGGAGGAGGGTACGCGTACGGGTACGGCTACGTCAGGTACGGAGGAGTACGACGCCCCGGACGCCACGGACGGCACGGAGGCCACGGACGCCACGGACGCCACGGACGGTGCCGGGAACACGACGGACGCCGCCGACACCGTCGTGGGCGCGACGGACGCCACCGGCGACGTCACCGAACTCATCCGCTCCGTCAACGGCCCGGTCCGCGACCTCGCCTTCTCGCCCGACGGCGCCTGGCTGACCTGGTCGCACCCCGGGGTCGGCCGCTCCCTGCGCCAGATCAAACTGGCCCGGATCTCCGGGCCGGGCGCACCGGTGATCGTCGATGTCACCAATGGCCGCTTCGAGGACGAGAACCCGGTCTTCACGGGCGACGGCCGCTATCTCGCGTTCCTGTCCTGGCGGGGCTTCGACCCGGTGTACGACGTCCACACCGGCGACCTCTCCTTCCCGCTGGGCTGCCGCCCCTATCTGGTCCCGCTATCCTCGGCCACCCCGTCGCCGTTCGCGCTCTCCCCGGACGGGCGCCCGGCGGCGGGCGGCCTGGACCCGGTGGACCTTCCCGACGGCGGTACGGGGGAGGGGGCGACGGTCACCGTCGAGTTCGAGGGCCTGGAGAGCCGGGTGACACCGTTCCCGGTCTCCGCGTCGAAGTACTCGGCGCTGCACCCGGTCAGCGGCGGCGGGCTCGTCTGGCTGCGCTGGCCGATCTCGGGCGCGCTGGGCGAGACCTTCGCCAACCCGGCGGACATGTCGGGCCGCCCCACCCTGGAGCACTTCAACATCGCCAAGGCCCGCAGGACCGAACTGGTCGATCACCTCGACTGGTTCGCGGTCAGCGGCGACGCGAGCCGGCTCGTCGTCATGGACGACGGCGAACTGCGCGCCGTCCCGTCCAACGAGCCCGGCGACAACGACTCCACCGTCTATCTCGACCTGCGCCGCATCCTGCACGATGTCGACCCGGCGGCGGAATGGCGCCAGGCGTACGACGAGGCGGGCCGGATCATCCGCTCCTACTTCTGGGAGCCGGACATGTGCGGCATCGACTGGGGCGGGGTGCTCGACCAGTACCGCCCGCTGGTCGAACGGGTCGCCTCCCCCGACGAGTTCGCGGACCTGCTGCGCGAGGTGCTCGGCGAACTGGGCACCTCGCACGCGTACGTGGCACCCGCCCGCCGCAACGAGGGCCCGCCGCACTACCAGCGGGCGATCGGGCTGCTCGGCGCCAATCTGGTGTGCCGTGACGGGGCGTGGCGCATCCAGCGCATCCTGCCCGGCGACTCCTCGGACTCCAAGGCGCGTTCACCGCTGGCGGGTACGGGGATCAGGGAGGACGCCGCCCTCACCCATGTCGACGGCCGCCCGGTGGACCCGGTGACGGGGCCGTACCCGCTGCTGACGGCTGCGGGCGGCACGACGGTGGAGCTGACGTTCCGCCCGGCGGGCGACGAGGGCCGCTCACGCCGCATCGCGATCGTGCCGCTGATCGACGAACGGCCGCTGCGCTACCAGGACTGGGTGGCCAAACGCCGGGAGGTCGTACGGGAGTTGAGCGGCGGCAAGTGCGGCTACCTGCACATCCCCGACATGGGCGGCTCGGGCTGGGCCCAGTTCAACCGGGACCTGCGACTGGAGGTGTCACGCCCGGCGCTGATCGTGGACGTACGGGGCAACGCGGGCGGCCACATCAGCGAACTGGTCGTCGAGAAGCTCACCCGCAGAATCCTCGGCTGGGACCTGACGCGCAACGCCCAGGCGGTCAGTTACGCGTCGAACGCGCCACGGGGCCCGGTCGTCGCGCTGGCCGACGAGGCGACGTCCTCCGACGGCGACATGATCACGGCCGCGTTCCGGCTGCTGAAGCTGGGACCGGTCGTGGGCCAGCGCACCTGGGGCGGCGTGGTCGGCATGACCGGGCGCCACCGGCTGGGCGACGGCACGGTGATCACGGTGCCGATGAACGCGGCGTGGTTCGACACGTACGGATGGTCGGTGGAGAACCACGGCGTCGAGCCCGACCTGGAGGCGCTGCGCACCCCGCTCGACTGGGCGGAGGGCCGACACGCGGTGCTGGACGACGCGGTGCGCGTGGCACTGGACCTGCTGGCGAAACACCCGGCGGCGACCCCGCCGACGTACACCACGGCCCCGGACCTGCGACGCCCGCCGTTGCCCCCGAGGTAG
- a CDS encoding MarR family transcriptional regulator, producing MATRNLSPALRAPARSLTYPKAKPGYGKRSTPGQHTPTGSEFALLPARERYVAGFVERLPDGSAMDVKTLAKQLPLYGQQAVASALTALSVAGHLRRVRRPAGEGDQVRWVSRTFWSRTARDNEWWNTFLATETIEAPLAATAPETAPPPWVPAEEPAPAPPVIAAALVPPQNPGPKREQVPEPEPGPEKEAEEEAVPQPEQQEAPAPAPDTSPAPTSPTALGAPPQSPLVGASPAYLALAQLGRREPRLALSAADCETLQDLAQRWFDRGVDADYLLQALSRGLPTGVDSPVGLVRDRLIRKLPPLLPATPAPPAPGTAPHRLLVECTECGAPGRPESLPDGLCGPCRRSGQGAVAAPASPPRPDARLLAGHIRGLLKTV from the coding sequence GTGGCTACCCGGAACCTTAGCCCTGCCCTCCGTGCACCCGCACGCTCACTTACGTACCCGAAGGCCAAGCCCGGCTACGGCAAGCGCTCGACGCCCGGCCAACACACGCCCACCGGCTCTGAGTTCGCTCTGCTGCCCGCGCGCGAGCGCTATGTCGCCGGATTTGTCGAGCGTCTTCCCGACGGCTCGGCGATGGATGTCAAGACCCTGGCCAAACAGCTCCCGCTCTACGGCCAACAAGCCGTGGCATCGGCCCTGACCGCCCTGTCGGTTGCCGGGCACCTGCGCCGGGTACGCCGCCCGGCGGGCGAGGGCGACCAGGTCCGCTGGGTCTCCCGGACCTTCTGGTCACGTACCGCCCGCGACAACGAGTGGTGGAACACCTTCCTGGCGACGGAGACCATCGAGGCACCCCTGGCAGCAACGGCCCCCGAGACCGCGCCCCCGCCCTGGGTGCCCGCTGAAGAGCCCGCTCCCGCCCCGCCGGTCATCGCCGCCGCACTCGTGCCACCACAGAATCCGGGGCCTAAGCGGGAGCAGGTGCCAGAGCCGGAGCCGGGCCCCGAGAAGGAAGCGGAAGAAGAGGCCGTACCGCAGCCTGAACAGCAGGAAGCACCGGCACCGGCGCCGGACACAAGCCCGGCACCGACCTCGCCCACGGCACTGGGCGCACCGCCGCAGTCGCCCCTTGTCGGCGCCTCCCCCGCCTACCTGGCCCTGGCACAACTCGGGCGTCGCGAACCCCGCTTGGCGCTCTCCGCCGCCGACTGCGAGACCTTGCAGGACCTGGCGCAGCGCTGGTTCGACCGAGGGGTGGACGCGGACTACCTCCTCCAGGCCCTCTCCCGCGGGCTCCCGACCGGCGTCGACTCCCCCGTGGGCCTCGTCCGCGACCGGCTCATCAGGAAGCTCCCGCCCCTCCTGCCAGCCACGCCCGCACCTCCCGCACCGGGCACCGCCCCGCACCGCCTGCTGGTCGAGTGCACCGAATGCGGGGCCCCGGGTCGCCCCGAATCCCTCCCCGACGGCCTCTGCGGCCCCTGCCGCCGGTCCGGCCAGGGAGCCGTCGCCGCCCCGGCCTCGCCCCCAAGGCCCGACGCCCGGCTGCTCGCCGGGCACATCAGAGGGCTCCTGAAGACCGTCTGA
- a CDS encoding ATP-binding protein produces MTPLPFTVHLLAVPKAVPEVRRTLREWCGGADSPDLLLCVSELLANVIVHLGEGTPVTLRVSGTRSGRVRVELSDPEPGAWPALRAAADGEESGRGLTLVDALALRWGVERRPYGKTVWCELGAPARWGGTDREPAGPDSRSAAGVAPGTG; encoded by the coding sequence ATGACCCCGCTGCCGTTCACGGTGCATCTGCTCGCCGTGCCGAAGGCCGTACCGGAGGTCCGGCGCACCCTTCGGGAGTGGTGCGGGGGTGCGGATTCGCCCGATCTGCTGCTCTGCGTCAGTGAGTTGCTGGCCAACGTGATCGTGCATCTCGGCGAGGGCACACCGGTCACGCTCCGGGTCAGCGGTACCCGCTCCGGCCGTGTCCGGGTGGAGTTGAGCGACCCCGAGCCGGGTGCCTGGCCCGCCCTGCGGGCTGCGGCGGACGGTGAGGAGTCGGGGCGGGGGCTGACGCTCGTGGACGCGCTGGCGTTGCGGTGGGGCGTCGAGCGGCGGCCGTACGGGAAGACGGTCTGGTGCGAACTGGGGGCGCCCGCCCGGTGGGGCGGGACGGATCGCGAACCAGCCGGTCCCGACAGCAGATCCGCAGCGGGTGTCGCTCCCGGCACCGGCTGA